The Sesamum indicum cultivar Zhongzhi No. 13 linkage group LG9, S_indicum_v1.0, whole genome shotgun sequence genome segment ggaccaaaaatacatttaagcctataaaatatattaacactTAAACTTGCatttgcaatatatatatatatagagagagagagagtaggtAGAAATTCAGACTGTGAATCCATCAATTCATTCCCCTCcactaattataaaagtaaaaaacaattaacatGGAGCGATGAATGCTAAttagaaacatatatatatgtaaacgCTGTCTTATCGTACGTACCTCAAatctcttaaattttttacagaaaataaaataaaatttatttgatgggAGGAAAAAACTACAAGTGAGCAACCCTAGAGTTGAAGATATGTGGCATTCAATCCCTCCATcatgtaattatgaaaatgatgCATCACATCCATTCATCATAGATGTAAATCATTAAGATAAGacgacatatatatataatcgatcgatattatatatatatatatatatatatatatatatatataaaatttgagtgGTGAgacaattacaaatttaaagtaattttaagATAAGAGGGATGGAAAATGCCACAaatttcatactaatttttgGGATGGAAGGAAAGCtgcaactttttttaattattataattaattataattttctttttggtagttaataataaataatattggtaGCTAGAAACCAAGAGATTTTTCAGTCCCTTCTGCTGCAGCAACTTGATGGTCCAGCTTTGCTGCTTGTTTATTGCCCTCCAGCTTTAGTCCAAAATGAATATGAGGAAAATGTGCCCActgtaataatataaacacAACACCACAAATTaccaacaaaacaaacaaaaatcctCATTATTTCACTGTTGCTCCTCATTATCATACTACAAATTCAGCTCCCTgcattgcaattttctttgcttttttctttttttcaaaattttccctCAGATATATACGTCGTAAACTccaaaactcaaaatttttttttttaactttgattatttatttattttcctatACGTACGTATGTTatcatatttgtattataCTGGAATCATGTAAATTCAATtctaattcaataatattgaaaaagattGATTTTAGAGCTACTAATTAAGAGGGTAATCATAGTATTCGATTTTACATGTAAGAATCATGGTCAAGAAGTAAGCACTTATGTctgaaagaataaaagaagtaaaattgattatatatacatatattgtaaAACATTAATTGTCTCAATGTTTGGTTTTCCTACTTATTGATTAAGGTACATCACATATCCTAATTATATTgtgtctaattaattaaactaattataaattccAAAAAGATTTCTTGTTAGTTTATTTaaccaaattatatattttttccttggTCTGATcacttaaaattttgaaaatgtaattagTTAATCAAATCTGTTTTTTGTCGTGCACCGGCCCGTAGTAAAACATTCcctaatcatatatatatgtaaataagtTAGCAAAATTTACtgttatatataagttttgtCATTAAATTGAGGCTTCATTTCTCCAGTTTGCTCTTGAAATGTTTTGAtaaaactattatatttaCGGGCAGGGCAGTCGAGCTCtacatgttaaaaaaatattaatatatatgtatttgatcataactataaatttataaaagaaaaaaaaatcaattattaaaactttagatttttttaataatggcttctctaaattaaaagttggatttttaactttaaacATTAATGATGtgtgaaaaacaaaatgaagcCAAGTTCAGTAGAAGTGAAATATTAATGTCGAAAAGTTAAAATGCCATCAATAATTGAGATTCTTTAGAGAGATATATACTTagatgaattaaattatatgtatacagtacttgtcataattaattgctaatatatatatatagcagtAATGAAGATATTTATGAAAGATCGTCAAATGAAAACACACCAAAATTAAAGCGAGTACTTTAAACTATGGttgcatttatataattattaacaatgaagaattcaaattcaaaatatatcataattaatttgatatgaGGATGGATGGACGACTTACATTCTTTGCAGCTGTACTAAAAGCTTCCCGGTGGCTGATTTCAGGATTGCTCGCTTTTATCCTCTGAATCTCTTCTCtgtaagatttatatatatatatatatatatatatatatgatgaagaATTTGATGATGTATTGAAACAatcagaaattaaattaaatcatgcatggaaatggaaatggaaatttgttttataaaattaaaaatacatgtgAGCTACTTACTTTATGAATCGGTTATAGGCAGATGGAACACGTTGTCTTTTCTCGGGAGCtgtattataaaatcaaaatggtaAATAAGAGAGAGGGTAATAATATTGTGAGACATGAGACAATTAATGTAAGTAACAAATAGAGATTCTCTTCTCTCTAATAATACAAGTCAtgcaatatacatatatattcagTACTCTGACAgaggaaaataatatatatatatatatgtatattaattactgGTCAATAAATTTACTACAGGTGAATGCAGGTGAATAAGAGGgtaaattttccaaaatttgttTCCTGTTGAGTGGAAGGAAATGCTCAAAAATAGTCATGTTAAGAATTTAATGAGTGACCAGCTACCATGCGCTACTATTtctgtattatatatatatatatatatatgttaattcgaatcttcttttttataatttcccTATCAACCAAATATgatatccaattaattaatatcttttgttCCTTTCCTAGCTCTTAACCATAgtttaactaaatttaaatcaattacatgagATATAGTGAtggttttataattatacctacCAAAGCACCATTCCCCATAAATGAAATGTAAGAGGACAAAGGCATTGAGtaggggtggggggggggggggNNNNNNNNNNNNNNNNNNNNNNcgttttttttttttttttaatattttagtacaAGGCCTATGTTTGAGGGTGCAAGTGTTCGCAGCTAATGAGTTGTATAGAAATGTAATGTCACAATCACAGCAGCCAACAGTTCACAAATCAAGCAAGTCTGTCAGGCCCTCTCTTTTGCTATGCAGcattcatcaatttttactTTCGGACAAAGTGCCCTTAAAGATAAGGTCCTCTGGTAATTATGTTACTAGTATGCACGTATGTACCACAACACCACTTTGATGTCAAGCCATGATGACAATTCCAACTAATTCTCTTTCCccaacatatatatgtctagTTAATTaaacacttatatatatatatatatatgtccatTTTTGATCTCTTTATGTTAAGACTGTGTGAACTTAAATCCACATATAACCATGTTGGAAATTAGTTATGGATAGATTTGAATTCATAAGTAATTGCTGAAGAAACAGACACATAAGGGTTGCTTACGACGTATGGGAGCCGCCTTAGGTTGTTCCTGATCAACCTGCGGTACTGGACCAAACCTGCTGCACTTTGAGGATGATCCAATGTCTCTAATAGTGGCTTCGCCCACAACGGATTGTTGTTTCTGGAGCTTCATGATTGTTCATGCAAATGATATGTTATAAGCATGCACAAACAATTAGGTAATAATCTAACATAGATTGATCTTTACAAGGTTTcacatgaataaatatataggaCACTTCGGTgaggggtggggtgggggtacAATTAATGTAACAACTCTTTTTAGTTGAGTTTCATGGCACCCACTGAAGTCATGAGTAAATATACTGAACTGAATTATAAGTCATTCAATCAAACATAtgtaagatatatatatatatatatatatatatataatgcatgATTCTCACAACAGAGTTGGGTATCTACCCACATTCGCCAAGTGACTGGAGTAAACAGTTGTAAGAACATGAATGTCAAAGTGGGAAAGAGATGACTAaggaattaaaaagaaaatgagttatatctatactatatataatcgATCAACACTTTTTTGGTATTCGCCAATAACTACCTTATTAAGTAGGtcgttgttttttttttgttactagATCTCTccaagtatatttatatatatttcttctctaacttttatatatttacatttctttttcttgtattttttgtataaaacaaacacacacaaggTAAAGTATTTCGATTACATTTTTAGAATCACACACTAATTAACATCACACACA includes the following:
- the LOC105170081 gene encoding putative axial regulator YABBY 2 isoform X2, with amino-acid sequence MSMEMTSERVCYVHCNFCNTILAVSVPCGSMFTIVTVRCGHCANLLSVNMGALLQSVHLQDFQKQQSVVGEATIRDIGSSSKCSRFGPVPQVDQEQPKAAPIRPPEKRQRVPSAYNRFIKEEIQRIKASNPEISHREAFSTAAKNWAHFPHIHFGLKLEGNKQAAKLDHQVAAAEGTEKSLGF
- the LOC105170081 gene encoding putative axial regulator YABBY 2 isoform X1, giving the protein MSMEMTSERVCYVHCNFCNTILAVSVPCGSMFTIVTVRCGHCANLLSVNMGALLQSVHLQDFQLQKQQSVVGEATIRDIGSSSKCSRFGPVPQVDQEQPKAAPIRPPEKRQRVPSAYNRFIKEEIQRIKASNPEISHREAFSTAAKNWAHFPHIHFGLKLEGNKQAAKLDHQVAAAEGTEKSLGF